One genomic segment of Protaetiibacter intestinalis includes these proteins:
- a CDS encoding HPr family phosphocarrier protein has translation MERTLQIASGHGLHARPAKLFTQAVAASGHKVTIARPGGAALNAASILSIIAAGFENGDEVVLTVEGDDEERVLEELAEFLTTDQDEAAG, from the coding sequence ATGGAACGCACGCTGCAGATCGCATCCGGCCACGGGCTGCACGCCCGCCCGGCGAAGCTCTTCACCCAGGCGGTCGCCGCATCCGGCCACAAGGTCACCATCGCCCGCCCGGGAGGCGCGGCCCTCAACGCGGCGAGCATCCTGTCGATCATCGCCGCGGGCTTCGAGAACGGCGACGAGGTCGTGCTCACGGTCGAGGGCGACGACGAGGAGCGCGTGCTCGAGGAGCTCGCGGAGTTCCTCACGACCGATCAGGACGAGGCCGCCGGATGA
- a CDS encoding PTS sugar transporter subunit IIB, whose protein sequence is MRVLIVCGAGASSTFVAQRLRRAAADRAVELEAVASSASAAADLVGGADVVIAGAHLGSTVAELAVLAADARVPFVVLDDAARQDGDELLDTTLAALGSAPRERTR, encoded by the coding sequence ATGCGGGTGCTCATCGTCTGCGGCGCCGGGGCGTCGAGCACCTTCGTCGCGCAGCGCCTGCGCCGCGCCGCCGCCGACCGCGCGGTCGAGCTCGAGGCCGTCGCCTCCTCGGCCTCCGCCGCAGCAGACCTCGTCGGCGGTGCCGACGTCGTGATCGCCGGGGCACACCTCGGCAGCACGGTCGCCGAGCTCGCCGTCCTGGCGGCCGACGCCCGGGTGCCGTTCGTGGTGCTCGACGACGCGGCACGGCAGGATGGCGACGAACTGCTCGACACGACACTGGCGGCCCTCGGGTCCGCCCCCCGCGAGAGGACCCGCTGA
- a CDS encoding BglG family transcription antiterminator, with product MVDRHEQLTDTLAQHGGWATAADLAARLGVTDRSIRGYVSALNAASDAPLIESGPSGYRLDRGEWGRRLRDERGVPSATPAGRVSAVLRALLDAPADSEGVDLYELAERLHVSDSTLESDLARARSRAGAAGLTIVRTRERVQLEGPESARRRLIGALFRDEATRGMREVDRIESWFAAGDLTAFKTALIARLVADGYEINDYGLGTVLLHLAIAVDRTQARHALPDRTGGDEGVFPAIIDGLVSEHFGVTLAPGDLDYLGFLLGTRVAVSPVDAGPPPIDDAELDEVRAIVEKAAREYLVDLDGDDDFLLRLAMHIRQLVRRAQEGSFSRNPLTRSIKSGYPMIYELAVYLARELQLSTGISVPEDEIAYLAMHLGARLEEQRQSEQAVTATIVAPAYHRLHLDLLHRVEASVGTELRIEQLDTRSDVDWDALPGDLVISVIEPPTPTDRIIVVHPFLGEADAQAIQAAIARVRRQRRRTRLAERLTGYFDERLFFRELYAPDPEAMIRTIGARMVEAGIVDEAYVAGAIERERLSSTAFTDGLAMPHAMAMTADRTAIALVLNTTSMPWGEARVEVIAFIAFSESGRASFQEVFDQLVEVFSDRENVRGLVARATDVPTLVAELTRLIDA from the coding sequence ATGGTCGATCGACACGAGCAGCTGACGGACACGCTCGCCCAGCACGGTGGCTGGGCGACGGCGGCCGACCTCGCGGCGCGCCTCGGCGTCACCGACCGCAGCATCCGCGGCTACGTCTCGGCGCTCAACGCCGCCTCGGATGCGCCGCTCATCGAATCCGGCCCCTCGGGCTACCGGCTCGACCGCGGCGAGTGGGGCAGGCGGCTGCGCGACGAGCGCGGGGTGCCCTCGGCGACCCCGGCGGGGCGCGTCTCCGCCGTGCTGCGCGCGCTGCTCGACGCGCCCGCCGATTCGGAGGGCGTCGACCTCTACGAGCTCGCCGAGCGCCTGCACGTGAGCGACTCCACGCTCGAATCGGACCTCGCACGCGCCCGCAGCCGCGCCGGCGCCGCGGGTCTCACGATCGTGCGCACGCGTGAGAGGGTGCAGCTCGAGGGGCCGGAGAGCGCGCGCCGCCGGCTCATCGGCGCCCTGTTCCGCGACGAGGCCACCCGGGGGATGCGCGAGGTCGACCGCATCGAGAGCTGGTTCGCGGCGGGCGACCTCACGGCGTTCAAGACGGCGCTCATCGCGCGGCTCGTCGCCGACGGCTACGAGATCAACGACTACGGGCTCGGCACGGTGCTGCTGCACCTCGCGATCGCCGTCGACCGCACGCAGGCGCGGCACGCCCTGCCGGACCGCACCGGCGGCGACGAGGGCGTGTTCCCCGCCATCATCGACGGCCTCGTCTCCGAGCATTTCGGGGTGACCCTCGCCCCCGGCGACCTCGACTACCTCGGATTCCTGCTCGGGACGCGCGTGGCCGTGAGCCCGGTCGACGCGGGACCGCCCCCCATCGACGACGCCGAGCTCGACGAGGTGCGGGCGATCGTCGAGAAGGCGGCGCGCGAGTACCTCGTCGACCTCGACGGCGACGACGACTTCCTGCTGCGCCTGGCCATGCACATCCGCCAGCTCGTGCGGCGGGCGCAGGAGGGGTCGTTCTCGCGCAACCCGCTCACCCGCTCGATCAAGTCGGGCTACCCGATGATCTACGAGCTCGCCGTGTACCTCGCGCGCGAGCTGCAGCTGAGCACCGGCATCTCGGTCCCGGAGGACGAGATCGCCTACCTCGCGATGCACCTCGGCGCGCGGCTCGAGGAGCAGCGGCAGAGCGAGCAGGCCGTGACCGCGACGATCGTCGCCCCCGCGTACCACCGCCTGCACCTCGATCTGCTGCACCGCGTGGAGGCGTCGGTCGGCACCGAGCTGCGCATCGAGCAGCTCGACACCCGCTCCGACGTCGATTGGGATGCGCTCCCCGGCGACCTCGTCATCTCGGTCATCGAGCCGCCGACGCCCACGGACCGCATCATCGTCGTGCACCCCTTCCTCGGCGAGGCGGATGCGCAGGCGATCCAGGCGGCGATCGCCCGGGTGCGGCGCCAGCGGCGGCGCACCCGGCTCGCCGAGCGGCTCACCGGATACTTCGACGAGCGGCTGTTCTTCCGCGAGCTCTACGCCCCCGACCCCGAGGCGATGATCCGCACGATCGGGGCCCGGATGGTGGAGGCGGGGATCGTCGACGAGGCCTACGTCGCGGGCGCGATCGAGCGCGAGCGGCTGTCGTCGACGGCGTTCACCGACGGTCTCGCGATGCCGCACGCGATGGCGATGACGGCCGACCGCACGGCGATCGCGCTCGTGCTCAACACGACCTCGATGCCGTGGGGCGAGGCACGGGTGGAGGTGATCGCGTTCATCGCCTTCAGCGAGTCCGGGCGCGCCTCGTTCCAGGAGGTCTTCGACCAGCTCGTCGAGGTGTTCTCCGATCGCGAGAACGTGCGCGGCCTCGTGGCGCGGGCGACCGACGTGCCGACCCTCGTCGCGGAGCTCACGCGTCTCATCGACGCCTGA